Sequence from the Hallerella porci genome:
GCGACGAATTCACGACAAATGAATCGGGGTTTCTCGAAAAGCGCGTGAGCCCACTTTTCCAAACTTTTGTTTCTTTGCCTGTGACGACGAAGGCGCGCAAATCGGCTTTACGCCACACGAGTTTATCGTCTTCCAAAAGTTCCAAATCCTTAAAGTCAATCACCTCTTGAGCAATCCATCGCCGCGGAAATTTGACGATGAGATCTTTCATTTCGGCAAGTTTTTCTGGCGAAAGTTCTGAGCCAAACAAAACGCCGTAACCGCCTGCTTCGCACACATCTTTAATCACGAGCTTTTGAAGATTATTCAGCACGTAATCATAATCTTCTTTGAAATAAGGCAAATACGTCGGCGCATTTTGCAAAATCGATTTTTCGTGCAAATAATAATCGACCATTTTCGGCACAAAGTAATAGATGCCTTTATCGTCTGCGACGCCGTTTCCAATCGCATTGATGAGTGCGACATTTCCTGCTTTGTAAGCTTGCATCACATTGGGAACGCCGAGAAGAGACGAAGATTCAAAAGTCATCGGGTCCATATATTCATCGGAAACGCGGCGGTAAATGCAGCCGACTCGCGTTTTATCTTTGAACATGCCCGCATAATAAACTTTATCATCTTCGACAAATAAATCTCCCGGATACGCAAGAGTTGCACCAGTCTTTTCTGCAAAATACGAATGTTCAAAGAATGCTGAATTATAACGGCCAGGCGTTAAAATCACAGCGATTCCTTTACCTTCGCACATTTCGCTCATCATATCGCGAAGCATATCGGTATAATCGCGGTTATCGGCAACCGCATTCGTCGCAAAAGTTCCCGGAGAAACTTTCCGCGTAATGTTTCGTGCGATCATCGGATAACTTGCGCCCGAAGGAATTCGCAAATTATCTTCGAGCACATACCATTTATTGTCTTTGCCTTCGACAAGGTCAATCCCTGCGATATGCGCATACACTTTTTCGCACGGCGAAATGCCTTCGCATTCGGGCATATAACCTTTTGACGAATAGACAAATTCTTCGGGAATGACGCCGTCTTTTACAATTTTTTTCTCGTGGTAAATATCCCACAAGAATAAATTCAAAGCGGTAACGCGTTGCTTTAATCCGACTTCCAAATATTCCCAATCGCTTTTGGAAATTATCCGCGGCACCGAATCAAAAGGAAAGAGCTGTTCGTTAAAAACTCCGTGTTTATAAACGCCGAAGCGAACTCCGAAACGTTCCATCCACTTGTTCACCGTATCGCGGCTGTCTGTGAGTTCTTTAATGTTTGCAGTAGTCATACGAACCTTTCCTTTTCGTGTCTAAAGTCAAAATAACTAAAGGCATTTTGCGATAACCATTTTCGATAAAAAGAAAATGATTTTCATTTGACGAATTTGAAAAGCAAAATTTGAAAAATGACAAATGCGTAAAATACTTTTGCAAAAATTGGAAAAGCGACAAAATTACAAATGAAAATGACAAAGTGAAATTTTTTTGCGAAGAATTCGCGAAAAATTTCCCCTTTCTAAAAAGGCAAAAGAAAAATTTTTCAAAAAATACTATATTGCATTTTGCCTTAGGAACTTTAGCTCAATCGGTTAGAGCCGCGGACTCATAACCCGCTGGTTCCGGGTTCAAGTCCCGGAGGTTCCACGAAACCCGCTGAATTTGAATAATTTGGCGGGTTTTTCTTTTGGTTTATCGCGCTTGTTTTGCAATTTCTCATTAAAAAAAGAACCCCGAAGGGTTCTTTTTTACAGTGCTTTGATTTCGTCAATCGTGAGGCCGGTTGCATCTGCAATTGCTTCTAAAGGAAAACCTTTATTGCGGAAAGTTTTGGCGAGGGAAAGAGTATTTTGGCGAATTCCTTCTGCACGGCCTTTGGAAAGCCCCTTGGAAAGTCCTTCTGCACGGCCTTCCTTACGACCTTTGGAAATTCCTTCCGCAAGCGCCTCAGCTTTACCTGCAGCGAGCCTTTGGCGAAAGACATCGCCGGCGCTGACGAAACCGTACTTTTGTCCGATGCTTACGAATGCCATATCTAACTCCTTGAGGATGCTTTCGCCCAAATACTCCTTCAAATATACACTAATTTTTTCGAGCAAGTTTTTCGCTTCATCGTAAGGAATCTGCGTTAAGGCTTTTTGAAATTTGGGAAGAATCGCCAACAATTTTTTCCGGTTAAACGCATATTTCATTGCGGTTACACCCATTGCCGTTGCAACATCATCGCAGCCGATGCAATCTTCGTCCGAAATCATTTTCATGTCGATGAAATGGCATTGATAAGGCAACACAGATTTAAAAAAGTAATCGGAATAATTTTTACGCAAAATTTTAAATGGGTCCCACGGGCCTTTGCCGTTGTAAAAAAGAATGGCGACTGTCGGAATTCGCGTTGCGGAGTGCGATTGTGC
This genomic interval carries:
- a CDS encoding circularly permuted type 2 ATP-grasp protein, which produces MTTANIKELTDSRDTVNKWMERFGVRFGVYKHGVFNEQLFPFDSVPRIISKSDWEYLEVGLKQRVTALNLFLWDIYHEKKIVKDGVIPEEFVYSSKGYMPECEGISPCEKVYAHIAGIDLVEGKDNKWYVLEDNLRIPSGASYPMIARNITRKVSPGTFATNAVADNRDYTDMLRDMMSEMCEGKGIAVILTPGRYNSAFFEHSYFAEKTGATLAYPGDLFVEDDKVYYAGMFKDKTRVGCIYRRVSDEYMDPMTFESSSLLGVPNVMQAYKAGNVALINAIGNGVADDKGIYYFVPKMVDYYLHEKSILQNAPTYLPYFKEDYDYVLNNLQKLVIKDVCEAGGYGVLFGSELSPEKLAEMKDLIVKFPRRWIAQEVIDFKDLELLEDDKLVWRKADLRAFVVTGKETKVWKSGLTRFSRNPDSFVVNSSQGGGFKDTWIMTE
- a CDS encoding Rpn family recombination-promoting nuclease/putative transposase; amino-acid sequence: MTNKNSRRSHDAFFRWLFADENHLRALLKLSAKSNLEIQQFLAAVDPNTFVRIPDSYSNVDETGEADLAFRVNASSGNHALVGVLLEHKSGPDSNTLEQMEKYVNSVMKAYAQSHSATRIPTVAILFYNGKGPWDPFKILRKNYSDYFFKSVLPYQCHFIDMKMISDEDCIGCDDVATAMGVTAMKYAFNRKKLLAILPKFQKALTQIPYDEAKNLLEKISVYLKEYLGESILKELDMAFVSIGQKYGFVSAGDVFRQRLAAGKAEALAEGISKGRKEGRAEGLSKGLSKGRAEGIRQNTLSLAKTFRNKGFPLEAIADATGLTIDEIKAL